The Pungitius pungitius chromosome 21, fPunPun2.1, whole genome shotgun sequence genome includes the window ATCCATCAGGAAGCAGGTCCATTGTTCCTCTTTGAAACACCTTGAGAAACAGAGCTGATAATACATTTctcccaatgtgtgtgtgagaaaggacGGTTTGTGCATATGTTCAAAACAAATATAGGAAGCCTTGGAAATATATAGAGAACATCTACTCTTATGCAAAGATGCACAGATCCACACCATTAGAAGGATGGAAAAGGAAAGATTAAAATCAGAAAACGTATCGCCTACGTCATCTGCCGCTACAGCCGACTTGTTGAGTTCCTCTGCTATGAGGCAAGGAGTGAAGGTATCACAGTGACCTCAGGTTTCCCGGCCCACACACGGAGAGCAATAATTGGGTCCACATGGTCAGAACCGGGCAGCAGCAGTTGTGTGACCTAGACCTTGTATCAGCCTCAACAGAGCAATGTTGTTTCTTGACTCTACTGTCTCTCCCCGGGTCCATTTGATCCACACATTTGATAATCAGCTTCCTCTGGTGACAGCATTTAGACTGAAGAGCTTCACAGATTTAAAGActcaattatttatatttggcACAAACCTGCTGCCGATGGATGAAGACAGACAAAGTTCAGCTGGAGCCAACAAGGACTCGGGGGTTGCTCCGGGGTTCAAGGGAATGGAGGGGTTTCGTTCCAGAGTTCTTTTACTAAAACCAAGAGGATGACTTGCTCAGAATTCGTGCGTTCACCGTTTGAAGCAGGTATTTGTCACTCTGAGATTCCTTGGACCTGCTTACTCCGCTGAGAGACTTCAGTAACAAGTGCTCGCCGGTTGTGGGGACACAATATCAGATGCTTATCAGGTTAGTTGTTCCTCCAGCTAGAGGAACCAGTTTGATTGGCGTCCCATCCGCCGCCCTTCTTCGCACTCAGCATCAACCACACAACGGCACAATGTGGCGACAAATCATCAAGGTTGGATTCCCACAAGGCTCAAAAAAACTGCTGACACAGTCTGCTACTTGGGGTGGAAGGGTCCTCCAGGTGGCTGGTGTAGCTCGTCTTCCATTGGCCCCGGTGAGAGGTCTCCTTTGCCTCGGATTCGGACCTCACGTCGGGTATCAATCCCGACTAAAAGTCGTAGTCCCATCCGGAGGTGTCGTCTGGCGGCGGCTCGTCGGTGTCTTCTGGGAAATTGTCGAAGTTGCCGGTGTCGGTCGGAGAGGAGACCTGGAAAGTACGAACCTGATTCAAAGACCTTCAACGTCTCCAGACCTCTCAGGTGTCAGTCCCAGAGCTGAGGAAACTCTGCATGGCAGCTGTAGTGCCTTGCTATTAGGGCTTGTGGTAAGATCTTATATTTATTAACACCATTTAAACTGGGCCACAAGGGGCCGTGAAGTTATATGCGCGATTTGCCAAAATCAGGAATTAGTTTCTCTTACTTAATGCgacaatataaataaacaaatgtaaatataattaaatgGAAGATACTTCATTAGGATTCCTTATGTATAATTATAATGTATTCAATAATAATGTTGTATACTTCAACTTACATTGGGTGTGATGGGCGGAGTCAGAGTTCCCTTCTTCAAACCCTCCCAGTTAAATCCTTCAAACCACCTgaataaagagagaaaagttAGTTCTTAGATTTGAAACGACCAATCGGGCGAGACCTGAAACAGCCAATCGGGTGTCACCAACTCACTTGTGCTTCTGTATGTCTTTGACTCCGTTCTTCAGGTTTCCAAGTCTCTCTGAGGGATTATCTCTTTTGACACAAGATACATTTCAGAGCTTTGACTCCACAGGTAACGTGAGCTGCTGAGGTAAACGGCGCCCCCTACCTGCAGAGCTTCTTGATGAGGCTGGCGGCGTTCTTGGGGATCTTCTTGGGGAACTCGATCATGTCGATGCCTCTCAGGATGACGTTGTAGGTTTTCATTGGATCTGGACCTGAAAACGGGGGACTGGAGACAAACGGAGGACACCGTATGACATCACAGGAAGCCGTATGATATCATAGGACACTGAACAAGCAGAGGGTAAGTCTACCAAGCTTCTATGTCTTTGTCCTCACCTGCCGGTCAGCAACTCGTACATCAGGATGCCTAGAGACCAATAGTCTGCAGACACATCGTGGCCTTTGTTGAGGATGATCTCCGGAGCCACGTACTCCGGTGTCCCGCAGAACGTCCACGTCTTCTTACAGAAACCGATCTTCTTGGCGAAACCAAAGTCCACCTAGAAAAAGAATTGATCGCTTCAATCTTTCTCTCCGTATAACATTTCCTTCTATTATTTGACGGTGCGAATTGGCTAGAACCTGGTTTAAATGAGGATGAATTTATAGCATCTGGACTTTTAAATCTCACGTCACCAAACGGACAAAATGTCCACATCTAAGCAAAAAATACTGAAATCCAAAGGATAAATTTCCCATAAATCTTGACATGCCATTTTGAATAAGTGAGGCGTCATTTTCCTTTAACTGGAGCCTCAACTTTCGTAATTTCTAAACATGTATTATTTAGCAAAGTAAGGCTAGTGGTAGAACTTCTCATAATCACATGCTATAAACTCAAAGCTACCGACTGGGATTCCTACTCAATgttaaatattgaaaatataGTTGATGAATAAACACGGCTTTACCAGTTTGGCGTATCCACGGCTGTCCAGGATGAGGTTCTCAGGCTTCAGGTCTCTGTAAATGATGCCTTTGGCGTGCAGGTAGGCGAAGGCCCTGACCACGCAGCCTGTGTAGAACCTGGTGGTGGAGTCCTCAAACGAGCCCCTGAGAAACGCAAAGTTACCCTCCAACCAATGTAGAAACGTACAACATGATTCCAACAAGACAGGTGTGAGAGGTGCACCTGTCTCTCAGTATGGTCCACAGCTCTCCTCCCAGACAGGCCTCCATCAGCATGTACAGGTATTTACTGTCTTTAAAGGTCCGGTACAACCTGAGCACACAAGACTACACTTCATCAGAACCTTTGTTCATCACCAATGAGGAAAGTCgtcatgtttttttaacagtaagattcattttaattgtgtGCGGTTTATATAATTCTTCTGCTGGTTTTATGTAAATAAGGAAACATTATTTTTAGTTCATGGTTAATAAAGTTCTAGTCACTCTTCTCTATTCTACTTTTATTCAGTCTTGAAAGCTAGAACCAAATCAAAAATGTCCATCTATTTGCTGTCATTTTTATTGGTGACAAAATGCTGCATAACCccacaaaaacatttgtcacTAGAGTATTTATTCTGAAAGCCAGGATCCTGCTAGAAGGCACTGACCTCACGACGAAGTCGGAGTGCGCTTCGGTCATGATATGTTTCTCCGAGCGGATGTGTTCCTGTTGCCTCGTGTCAACAAtgtgctgcttcttcaggatctTCATGGCGAAGGTCTTCGCCTCCTCGTTCTTCAGCTGCACCTGAAGACACGTGTCAACACATCTGTATCCCATCTGATCCCAGCTAAGAAGTTTGGTGGTTTAAACCAAACTAAACTGTTTAGTTGTTTGAATCTAATGAAGGTGGTCAGTGGTTAAGACCAAGCTGCGCAGTTTAGCTGTAggtgggaagagggagagactgATTGTAGTCTTGGGTTTAAATCTGTTTGAGTTTGAAACTTGTACGGACGAAACATGAGGAACAAACATTTGTGgtggaaataaaacatgactCAATCCTGTATTCCTGGACAACACTTGGACATATGCTGGTCAGCTTAGCGTTGCATAAAGGTTGGAAACTGCTAGGCTGAAGCTCCCTGTGAAGCAgtgtggaggtcaaaggtcagtatTTATCGGAGAAGCGATACTCTCTGACTCATCCACTAAAAATATCTCAAGAGGGATGATGGGATATCCTCAGCGGGGATTACTTCCTGTTATGGGGTAAACCCTCGCAGGGCTTCCCCTCTGACCTTCAGTACCCTGaacacctcctgctgctgcagagaaacCCGAGCGCACGCTGCGTCACACCTCCTCCATGTCTCCATCCATCTCACCACTTATGGACTATGAGTCAATACAATCTGATGAAACATATACATGGAGATGGAATGTAAACAAAGAAAGCCTCCGATCTGAGAAGCTCATTACGACAAATAAATGTAGTGAAGAAGACAATTTAATGGAGACAACTCATTAGTGGACAGAATGTATTCTTTCATGAtggtgatgataatgataatacgGGTGAATCTAAGAGATACGTACTGCTCTGATTCCTACAGAACCACAAAGAACCCCAAGATAACCCGGACTGAATCACATGATGACTGGTTTCCAGTTACCAGCACTGATACTCACTGGAAAGTTACTGCAAAtagcgctcacacacacgcacacacacacacacacaacttgacTCAAACTGATCTTTAACTTAATCTCAAGCTTCTTC containing:
- the LOC119212816 gene encoding cGMP-dependent protein kinase 1-like isoform X3, whose protein sequence is MRELFLLPARQQRWRPSSPPALSSSSSTPFTSFSIQTSKKFPFFRVVKCCRYEAENAFFSSLNLKDFNIIDTLGVGGFGRVELVQLKNEEAKTFAMKILKKQHIVDTRQQEHIRSEKHIMTEAHSDFVVRLYRTFKDSKYLYMLMEACLGGELWTILRDRGSFEDSTTRFYTGCVVRAFAYLHAKGIIYRDLKPENLILDSRGYAKLVDFGFAKKIGFCKKTWTFCGTPEYVAPEIILNKGHDVSADYWSLGILMYELLTGSPPFSGPDPMKTYNVILRGIDMIEFPKKIPKNAASLIKKLCRDNPSERLGNLKNGVKDIQKHKWFEGFNWEGLKKGTLTPPITPNVSSPTDTGNFDNFPEDTDEPPPDDTSGWDYDF